Proteins from one Euwallacea similis isolate ESF13 chromosome 13, ESF131.1, whole genome shotgun sequence genomic window:
- the LOC136413094 gene encoding esterase E4-like: MVNIAYKETKSERMLVNISILVLLPIAFVSGQEVITAEGPVRGTAKQTLTGKTFYTYFSIPFGKAPIGNQRFLASEPADSWTEVYDATTERTNVCHQLYSDSSIETEDCLYLSVFTPQDPSETSKNYPVLVNIYGGGFYGGSGKLNGGPPPNYIIDEDILVVYFNYRLGAFGFLATDDGVIPGNAGLSDQILALKWVQRNIAAFGGDPEKVTISGQSAGAKSVGYLVLSPQAKGLFSAGIMESGAPLCVGGFQRNHTHIAFRVGSFIDPQFENSTDSKKLLEVLQGVEAKALNAAASHYSSWASAQPDFLERNPVLQGYYFAPVIDDNSQNSIVPEKMYEKLINGSFNQVPIFIGVCSEEGLLDKTFKDDKYLLAYDATTSLLNPQDMNVANEGEWAEVGEFIKKQYSPSSDYIQNPLAVLQYYTDQEYVRGSTKYAELQAKFTDVFYYQFSFTGDLDGGNTGYPGSGNVSHVSESPYIYGGNSLAQYSLGDQLMSKRLVKIWTNFVKYRNPTPEPEEILQNLTWPKVTPDSFQHINIGNYEDTDLKITSGKPKTDRMAFWDSLYEKFGHRPYDTY, translated from the exons ATGGTAAATATCGCGTACAAGGAGACTAAAAGCGAAAGAATGCTGGTCAATATTTCCATACTGGTGCTTTTACCAATAGCCTTTGTTTCG GGTCAGGAAGTAATCACTGCCGAAGGGCCAGTCAGAGGAACAGCGAAGCAAACCCTCACAGGCAAGACCTTTTACACCTATTTTTCTATTCCTTTCGGCAAGGCCCCTATTGGGAACCAGAGATTTTTG GCTTCAGAACCTGCGGATTCTTGGACTGAAGTCTACGATGCAACTACTGAGAGGACCAACGTCTGTCATCAGCTGTACAGCGACAGTAGCATAGAAACTGAGGACTGTCTCTATTTAAGCGTATTTACCCCTCAG GACCCTTCTGAGACCAGCAAAAACTACCCCGTGCTGGTTAACATCTACGGGGGAGGTTTTTATGGCGGTTCAGGAAAGCTCAATGGTGGACCTCCCCCAAATTATATCATAGATGAAGATATTCTAGTTGTTTACTTCAACTACCGTCTAGGAGCTTTTG GATTTTTGGCCACTGATGATGGAGTGATCCCAGGAAATGCTGGGCTAAGCGATCAGATCTTGGCTCTAAAGTGGGTGCAGAGGAACATTGCGGCTTTCGGGGGAGACCCGGAGAAAGTGACCATCTCAGGGCAATCTGCAGGAGCCAAAAGCGTCGGGTATTTGGTGCTGAGCCCGCAGGCGAAAG GTTTGTTCTCTGCTGGTATAATGGAGTCTGGAGCTCCTCTTTGCGTGGGAGGATTCCAGAGAAACCACACCCACATCGCCTTTAGAGTGGGCAGTTTCATTGATCCTCAATTCGAGAACTCCACTGACTCAAAGAAACTTCTGGAGGTGCTGCAAGGAGTTGAGGCTAAGGCCCTAAACGCGGCAGCCTCTCACTACTCTTCATGG GCCTCAGCACAGCCCGACTTTCTGGAACGGAACCCCGTGCTGCAGGGCTACTACTTTGCGCCAGTGATCGATGATAATAgccaaaattcaatagttcCAGAGAAAATGTACGAGAAGCTTATTAATGGAAGCTTCAATCAGGTCCCAATTTTCATAGGCGTCTGCTCTGAAGAAGGATTGCTTGATAAAACATTTAAGGATGATAAATATCTCTTAGCTTATGATGCCACTACCTCTCTTCTAAACCCTCAGGACATGAATGTGGCAAATGAGGGGGAATGGGCAGAAGTTGGggagtttattaaaaaacaatattctCCTTCAAGCGATTACATTCAAAATCCCTTAGCAGTTTTGCAG TACTATACAGACCAAGAGTATGTGAGGGGATCCACCAAGTATGCAGAACTTCAAGCTAAATTTACTGATGTGTTCtattatcaattttcctttACTGGGGACTTGGATGGGGGTAATACGGGATATCCAG GATCTGGCAATGTTTCTCATGTATCTGAAAGTCCTTATATCTATGGAGGCAATAGTCTAGCTCAGTATTCTCTGGGGGATCAATTGATGAGCAAAAGACTGGTCAAGATATGGACCAATTTCGTGAAATACAG GAACCCCACGCCAGAACCTGaggaaattcttcaaaaccTTACGTGGCCTAAAGTGACTCCGGACAGCTTTCAGCATATCAATATTGGGAACTATGAAGACACTGACTTGAAGATCACTTCCGGAAAACCTAAAACAGATAGAATGGCATTTTGGGACAGCTTGTATGAAAAATTCGGACACAGACCTTATGACACCTATTGA
- the LOC136412939 gene encoding uncharacterized protein gives MPMVMMNLALVVCLVATVSAASYGSQKTSLEDIERDYNPSKTNSASVGSPTKFGFVPQRTAPSYAASKPKYHYTQTNYQVNKKTTAKAPKYISYQLQYPVQSSAQPEYQVQYQQPSQQYQQPSQQYQQSSQQYQQTTQLYQQPAQQYDQYENVQYVTDNSISQLESQQPQYYYVQQYPASSTAVESVVDPKGVQYVYLPSYSSANSITTDQKYLQQYLSGGDEEQPQLPPVRTTVKYTSASTGKSSAKHYFGQGKGVPYEVPKAQYQPQKDIIIKREPKSLLDSYVPSIVQLQYLKQQGKLMSYTKF, from the exons ATGCCGATGGTG ATGATGAATTTGGCCCTGGTCGTTTGTCTTGTGGCCACAGTCAGTGCAGCCAGTTACGGGAGCCAGAAAACTAGTCTTGAAGACATCGAGAGGGACTATAACCCCTCAAAA ACTAACAGCGCTTCAGTGGGGTCGCCCACGAAGTTTGGGTTTGTGCCTCAAAGAACTGCCCCTTCCTACGCAGCTTCTAAGCCCAAGTACCACTACACTCAAACCAACTATCAGGTTAACAAGAAAACAACTGCAAAGGCTCCAAAGTACATAAGTTACCAACTTCAGTATCCGGTTCAAAGTTCTGCTCAGCCAGAATATCAAGTGCAATACCAGCAGCCTTCACAACAATACCAACAGCCTTCACAGCAATATCAACAATCTTCACAGCAATACCAGCAGACCACACAGCTGTACCAGCAGCCTGCCCAGCAGTATGATCAATATGAGAACGTTCAGTATGTGACTGATAACTCTATAAGTCAGCTTGAAAGTCAGCAGCCTCAGTACTATTACGTGCAGCAGTATCCAGCTTCTAGCACTGCCGTGGAGTCTGTCGTTGACCCTAAAG GAGTGCAATACGTGTACCTCCCCTCCTACTCCTCAGCCAACTCAATAACCACTGACCAGAAGTATCTTCAGCAGTACTTAAGCGGGGGAGATGAAGAGCAGCCTCAATTGCCTCCAGTGAGGACTACTGTCAAGTACACCAGTGCATCTACTGGTAAAAGCAGCGCCAAACACTACTTCGGCCAAGGTAAAGGAGTTCCATATGAAGTACCTAAGGCTCAGTACCAGCCTCAGAAGGATATTATAATAAAGAGAGAGCCTAAGAGCCTGTTGGACTCTTACGTACCATCGATTGTGCAGCTGCAGTACCTGAAGCAACAGGGAAAATTAATGAGCTAcaccaaattttaa